Proteins co-encoded in one Nitratireductor kimnyeongensis genomic window:
- the rpoZ gene encoding DNA-directed RNA polymerase subunit omega produces the protein MARVTVEDCIDKVDNRFELVLLAGHRARQISQGEAITVDRDNDKNPVVALREIADETLSPGDLKEDLIHSLQKHVEVDEPEADLPEISEPASASVEGAVDQPEEEVSFDRMSEEDLLAGIEGLVPPEKSDDF, from the coding sequence ATGGCCCGTGTGACCGTTGAAGACTGTATCGACAAGGTCGATAACCGCTTTGAGCTCGTGCTTTTGGCCGGCCATCGCGCCCGTCAGATTTCACAGGGTGAGGCGATCACCGTCGACCGCGACAACGACAAGAACCCTGTCGTTGCGCTGCGCGAGATTGCCGATGAAACCCTGTCGCCTGGCGATCTCAAAGAAGATCTGATCCATTCGTTGCAGAAGCATGTTGAGGTGGACGAGCCAGAGGCCGATCTCCCCGAGATTAGTGAACCGGCATCAGCGTCTGTCGAAGGTGCTGTCGATCAGCCGGAAGAAGAGGTTTCCTTTGACCGCATGAGCGAAGAAGACCTGCTCGCCGGTATCGAAGGTCTGGTCCCGCCGGAAAAAAGCGACGACTTCTGA
- a CDS encoding tyrosine-type recombinase/integrase, producing MGAVNSSGSEWGLSRSRYSVTFGSEHLRLVSEYNLKELFAKYGDILWEPGTHKYNVTFFIGELDELLLGKRFSAFEQSLLDELIGKLRARGNSNATINRKMAALSKLLRKAHKMGDIHSLPEFRRQKERSGRIRFLSCNEEEMLFAAIRRRSEDAWRLSVFLVDTGCRLGEAIGLTWNDVGEGRASFWITKSARARSVPLTKRAQKVTDIPKDGHKGPFAMLRQAQYRVIWNEAKAEVGLSQDTQVVPHVLRHTCASRLVQGGIDLRRVQMWLGHQTLTMTMRYAHLATGDLDPCVGVLERCSKSGVTKRA from the coding sequence ATGGGGGCGGTCAACAGTTCCGGTAGCGAGTGGGGCCTTTCCAGGTCTCGCTATTCCGTCACGTTCGGTAGCGAGCATTTGCGTCTCGTTTCTGAGTACAATTTAAAAGAACTATTCGCAAAGTATGGAGACATACTTTGGGAACCTGGTACGCATAAGTATAATGTCACCTTCTTCATCGGGGAGCTGGACGAGCTCTTGTTGGGGAAACGATTCAGCGCATTCGAGCAAAGTCTGCTCGATGAACTGATCGGAAAATTGCGCGCCCGCGGAAACAGCAACGCAACCATCAATCGAAAGATGGCTGCGCTTAGCAAGCTTCTGCGGAAAGCGCATAAGATGGGTGACATTCATAGCTTGCCGGAATTCCGGCGCCAGAAGGAGCGTTCTGGGCGTATCCGCTTCCTCTCCTGCAATGAAGAAGAGATGCTGTTTGCCGCAATTCGCCGGCGCAGTGAGGACGCATGGCGGCTCTCGGTGTTTCTGGTCGACACAGGCTGTCGTCTTGGAGAAGCCATTGGTCTGACCTGGAACGATGTCGGCGAGGGGCGCGCGAGCTTCTGGATCACCAAATCCGCGCGTGCGCGATCCGTCCCGCTGACCAAACGCGCGCAGAAAGTCACAGACATCCCCAAGGACGGCCACAAAGGGCCCTTCGCCATGCTCCGGCAGGCGCAATACAGGGTTATCTGGAATGAGGCCAAGGCGGAGGTGGGATTGTCGCAAGACACTCAGGTGGTGCCGCATGTGCTGCGCCACACCTGTGCATCGCGTCTCGTTCAGGGCGGTATAGATTTGCGGCGTGTGCAGATGTGGCTCGGCCATCAGACACTGACGATGACCATGCGTTATGCGCATCTGGCGACAGGTGATCTGGATCCGTGTGTCGGTGTTCTGGAGCGTTGTTCCAAATCCGGGGTCACGAAGCGGGCTTAG
- a CDS encoding uracil-DNA glycosylase: MTRVSALETEPPRDCPLCPRLHQFIADWRVREPEWHNAPVPTFLPEGGDEAVDFLIVGLAPGLRGANKTGRPFTGDYAGDLLYSTLKTFGFAKGSYEARPDDRLTLVDTAIINAVRCVPPENKPVGAEINTCRQHFFAPTLKRFKNLRAVLTLGVIAHQSTVRALGGRVAALPFTHGGHQQLAGCSIFSSYHCSRYNTNTGRLTEEMFVRVFRDIRTFLDT, encoded by the coding sequence ATGACACGTGTTTCGGCGCTTGAAACCGAGCCGCCCCGCGACTGTCCGCTTTGCCCGCGCCTTCACCAGTTCATCGCAGACTGGCGAGTACGTGAGCCTGAATGGCATAATGCGCCGGTCCCCACCTTTCTGCCCGAGGGCGGCGACGAGGCGGTCGACTTTCTCATCGTCGGCCTCGCGCCAGGGCTTCGCGGCGCCAACAAGACGGGACGTCCTTTTACCGGAGATTATGCCGGGGACCTTCTCTACAGCACTCTGAAAACATTCGGTTTCGCCAAGGGCAGCTACGAAGCGCGACCGGATGATCGCCTGACGCTCGTCGACACGGCGATCATCAACGCCGTGCGCTGCGTTCCGCCAGAGAACAAACCAGTGGGCGCCGAGATCAACACCTGCCGCCAGCACTTCTTTGCGCCGACGCTGAAGCGTTTCAAGAATCTCCGAGCGGTGCTCACGCTTGGCGTGATCGCCCATCAATCAACCGTGCGGGCGCTGGGTGGGCGCGTTGCGGCCCTCCCCTTTACCCATGGCGGGCATCAGCAGCTTGCCGGATGTTCCATATTCTCGAGCTATCACTGCTCGCGTTACAACACGAATACCGGCCGGCTGACGGAAGAGATGTTCGTCAGGGTTTTCCGAGACATCCGGACATTTCTGGACACATAG
- the smpB gene encoding SsrA-binding protein SmpB, with amino-acid sequence MAKEKNPSVKTIAENRKARFSYEVLDTLEVGIVLTGTEVKSLRDGHSNIQEAYASIEDGECWLINSYIQEYSAGNRFNHEPRRRRKLLVSKRELSRLAQSVEREGMTLVPLKLYFNARGLAKLQLAVARGKKLHDKRETAKKRDWNREKARLLKQHG; translated from the coding sequence ATGGCAAAAGAGAAAAATCCCAGCGTCAAGACGATTGCCGAAAACCGCAAGGCGCGCTTCTCCTATGAGGTGCTCGATACCCTGGAGGTCGGTATTGTCCTGACAGGAACCGAAGTGAAATCGTTGCGTGACGGTCACTCGAATATCCAGGAGGCGTACGCTTCCATTGAGGATGGCGAGTGCTGGCTGATCAACTCCTACATTCAGGAATATTCAGCCGGAAATCGCTTCAATCATGAGCCGCGCCGCAGGCGCAAGCTGCTTGTGTCCAAGCGCGAACTTTCGCGCCTGGCGCAGTCGGTCGAGCGCGAAGGCATGACGCTCGTGCCGCTCAAGCTTTATTTCAATGCGCGTGGGCTGGCGAAGCTTCAACTTGCCGTGGCGCGCGGCAAGAAGCTCCATGACAAACGCGAGACGGCCAAGAAGCGCGATTGGAACCGCGAAAAAGCAAGGCTCCTGAAGCAGCACGGCTGA
- a CDS encoding NYN domain-containing protein: MFDPREKIALFIDGANLYATSRALGFDIDYRKLLSSFQERGYLLRAYYYTALVEDQEYSSIRPLIDWLDYNGYKVVTKPAKEFTDSAGRRKIKGNMDIELAIDALELSDVVDHYVIFSGDGDFRTLVDALQRKGRKVSVVSTIQSQPPMIADDLRRQADNFIDLSSLRDQVGRATSERPSRKAEPEDDTDETFDDL; the protein is encoded by the coding sequence ATGTTCGATCCACGGGAAAAAATTGCTCTCTTCATCGATGGCGCCAATCTCTATGCCACTTCGAGAGCCTTAGGATTTGACATCGACTACAGGAAGCTCCTCAGCAGCTTCCAGGAGCGCGGATATCTTTTGCGCGCCTATTATTACACCGCGCTTGTGGAAGATCAGGAATACTCCTCCATTCGCCCCCTCATCGATTGGCTGGATTACAACGGGTACAAGGTAGTCACAAAGCCTGCCAAGGAATTCACTGACTCCGCGGGCCGCCGCAAGATCAAGGGGAACATGGATATCGAGTTGGCGATCGACGCGCTGGAGCTCAGCGATGTGGTTGACCATTACGTGATTTTCTCGGGCGATGGCGACTTTCGGACACTGGTCGATGCCCTCCAGCGCAAGGGTCGGAAGGTCAGCGTCGTGTCCACCATTCAGTCCCAACCTCCGATGATCGCTGACGATCTGCGCCGGCAGGCGGATAATTTCATCGATCTCTCGTCATTGCGCGACCAGGTTGGCCGTGCAACAAGCGAACGGCCTTCCCGAAAGGCAGAACCTGAAGACGATACAGACGAGACTTTCGACGACCTATGA
- a CDS encoding lytic transglycosylase domain-containing protein, which produces MTIKVAFVALLLLSAPCIAKAQSLPDMGPIPFARPDVFNSPASAIEALTNTAAVGPNVINDPGGQSANQRALIAGLDALSGGDPATARTLRDHLQEKSLERRILTWALALSASETFSSAEITALAMELKDWPGMLTLREHAERALHREKQPPQVVTNLLGDAAPRTFEGTVALAQSYLALEDKEKARALVSRFWRSAKLDTSRETFFLDAFDDLLSQADHRVRMERMLYENRVRSAERVAARAGGSALMKAWAAVIRGDRNAQALLDAVPETEQSAGYIFARARFLRRAEQFEEAAKLMLTAPRDAESLIDPDEWWIERRVLSRELLDIGDAETAYKLAAAHSAESPSRAADAEFHAGWYALRALKDPAKAAPHFARIAAVAEGPISNARANYWLGRAAEAGGPGEATAYFEEAARFGATFYGQLATARLGSTTLAAAAPEPTDEDRRHFSAREMVRAIQSLEQTNHAWRAGSLYRKLAETLENPGELTLLARMAEARGDYTTALRVGKIAGGRGLDIGALAHPVGAIPAAASIPSARQALAYAIARQETEFNAAAVSPAGARGLLQLMPATAQEMARKSGLPYSRARLTSDPSYNATLGAAYLEEQLSRFNGSYILTFAGYNAGPSRANEWMERYGDPRGKPVEEVVDWIERIPYSETRNYVQRVMENLQVYKMRLTGRFDVLSDLSAGG; this is translated from the coding sequence ATGACGATAAAGGTGGCGTTTGTTGCGCTCCTTCTTCTCTCGGCTCCTTGCATCGCCAAGGCACAGTCCCTGCCGGACATGGGCCCAATTCCTTTCGCACGTCCAGACGTCTTCAATTCGCCCGCTTCAGCGATCGAAGCCCTGACAAACACCGCAGCCGTTGGACCGAATGTAATCAATGATCCGGGCGGACAATCAGCCAATCAGCGAGCGTTGATCGCGGGGCTCGATGCGCTTTCAGGCGGCGACCCCGCAACCGCTCGCACACTGCGCGATCACTTGCAGGAGAAAAGTCTTGAACGGCGGATTCTGACCTGGGCGCTTGCGCTTTCGGCAAGCGAAACTTTTTCGAGCGCTGAGATCACCGCCCTTGCCATGGAATTGAAAGACTGGCCGGGCATGCTAACGCTGCGAGAGCATGCAGAACGTGCATTGCATCGCGAAAAACAACCACCTCAGGTTGTCACGAACCTGCTGGGCGACGCAGCCCCCAGAACCTTCGAGGGGACGGTCGCCCTCGCCCAGTCCTACCTCGCTCTGGAAGACAAGGAAAAGGCGCGTGCGCTCGTTTCAAGGTTTTGGCGCTCGGCAAAGCTTGATACCTCGAGAGAAACGTTTTTTCTCGACGCTTTCGATGACCTGCTCTCCCAAGCGGATCACCGGGTTCGTATGGAGCGAATGCTCTATGAGAACCGGGTACGCTCGGCGGAGCGGGTCGCCGCGCGCGCCGGGGGATCGGCATTGATGAAGGCATGGGCTGCGGTTATTCGCGGCGACCGGAATGCCCAAGCGCTGCTCGATGCAGTGCCAGAGACAGAACAAAGCGCCGGATATATTTTCGCAAGAGCACGCTTCCTGCGGCGCGCAGAACAGTTTGAGGAGGCCGCGAAGCTAATGCTGACCGCGCCACGCGACGCAGAAAGCCTGATCGACCCGGACGAATGGTGGATCGAACGGCGCGTGCTCTCACGCGAGCTTCTCGATATTGGAGACGCCGAGACTGCCTACAAGCTGGCCGCGGCTCATTCTGCCGAGAGCCCTTCCCGTGCAGCCGATGCGGAATTTCATGCAGGCTGGTATGCTTTGCGCGCACTGAAAGATCCCGCGAAAGCTGCTCCCCATTTTGCACGAATTGCGGCTGTCGCGGAGGGGCCGATATCGAACGCGCGGGCCAATTACTGGCTGGGAAGGGCTGCCGAAGCAGGCGGTCCCGGTGAAGCAACTGCGTATTTTGAAGAAGCAGCGCGCTTTGGCGCCACTTTCTACGGCCAGTTGGCGACGGCCAGGCTTGGCTCGACCACGCTTGCGGCGGCAGCGCCGGAGCCGACGGATGAGGACCGTCGCCACTTTTCCGCCCGTGAAATGGTGCGTGCGATCCAGAGTCTCGAGCAGACCAATCATGCATGGCGTGCAGGCAGCCTTTACCGGAAACTGGCGGAAACGCTTGAAAATCCGGGTGAACTGACCTTGCTTGCCCGCATGGCAGAGGCGCGCGGCGACTATACGACCGCGCTGCGGGTTGGAAAGATCGCGGGAGGCCGGGGGTTAGACATTGGCGCATTGGCGCATCCCGTGGGCGCGATCCCGGCAGCCGCCTCTATCCCCTCCGCCCGTCAGGCGCTCGCTTATGCGATTGCACGGCAGGAAACGGAGTTCAACGCGGCCGCAGTTTCCCCGGCTGGAGCCCGAGGCCTGCTCCAACTCATGCCTGCGACGGCCCAAGAGATGGCAAGAAAGAGTGGTCTTCCGTATTCTCGAGCGCGCCTGACCTCCGATCCGAGCTACAATGCAACCTTGGGTGCGGCATATTTGGAAGAGCAGCTTTCACGCTTCAACGGATCCTATATCCTCACCTTTGCCGGCTATAACGCCGGCCCCAGCCGGGCCAATGAATGGATGGAACGCTATGGGGACCCCCGTGGAAAGCCCGTGGAAGAGGTCGTCGACTGGATCGAACGCATCCCCTACTCCGAAACGCGGAACTATGTTCAAAGGGTGATGGAGAACCTTCAGGTCTACAAGATGAGACTGACCGGTCGGTTCGATGTTCTCTCCGACCTTTCGGCCGGGGGATGA
- a CDS encoding RelA/SpoT family protein — MMRQYELVERVQRYKPDVNEALLNKAYVYAMQKHGHQRRASGDPYFSHPLEVAAILTDMHLDEATIAVALLHDTIEDTSATRAEIDELFGSDIGKLVEGLTKLKRLDLVSKKAHQAENLRKLLLAISEDVRVLLVKLADRLHNMRTLDHVPEHKRLRIAEETMDIYAPLAGRMGMQDMREELEELAFRHINPEAFRAVTERLAEFFERNRGVIKAIEEALSHLFVEHQIESTVKSRQKKPWSVFRKMETKALSFEQLSDIFGFRVLVDDVEDCYRALGVIHSTWSMVPGRFKDYISTPKQNDYRSIHTTIVGPSRQRVELQIRTYEMHRIAEYGVAAHSIYKDFGGKVNGADHRISRDTNAYAWLRRTIEALSEGDTPEDFLENTKLELFQDQVFCFTPKGRLIALPRGATPIDFAYAVHTEVGDTCVGAKVNGRIMPLMTELKNGDEVEIIRSKAQVPPAAWESVVVTGKARAAIRRATRNAIRKQYSGLGARILERAFERAGKSFSRDALKPVLHRLGRQDVEDVLAAVGRGELSSQDVVRAVFPDYKDERVTQAPKEREEGWFNLRNAAGMLFQIPGRSSRKSKRPKGAGVPVEKGVGGAVPIRGVSGDLPVSFAPEGAVPGDRIVGILHPGSGITIYPIQSPALTAFDDQPERWIDVRWDIDEHMKERFPVRMSVTAINEPGSLAEIAQVIASNDANIHTLAMERTAPDFTEMLFDLEVWDLKHLTRLVSQLKEISCVSDAHRVNG; from the coding sequence ATGATGCGTCAGTACGAGCTTGTCGAGCGTGTCCAGCGCTACAAGCCGGACGTCAATGAGGCGCTGCTCAACAAAGCCTATGTCTATGCGATGCAGAAGCATGGCCATCAACGCCGTGCATCCGGCGATCCGTATTTCTCACACCCCCTCGAAGTCGCGGCCATTCTCACCGATATGCATTTGGACGAGGCGACCATCGCAGTCGCCCTTCTGCATGACACGATAGAGGACACAAGCGCCACGCGGGCCGAGATAGACGAATTGTTCGGCTCGGATATCGGCAAGCTGGTGGAGGGGTTGACCAAGTTGAAGCGCCTCGATCTTGTATCGAAGAAGGCGCATCAGGCGGAAAACCTGCGCAAGCTTCTGCTCGCCATATCGGAGGATGTCCGTGTCCTTCTGGTCAAGCTGGCCGACCGCCTGCACAACATGCGCACCCTCGATCATGTGCCCGAACACAAGCGGTTGCGAATCGCCGAAGAGACGATGGATATCTATGCGCCGCTCGCCGGTCGCATGGGTATGCAGGATATGCGCGAAGAGCTTGAGGAACTGGCCTTCAGGCATATCAACCCCGAGGCTTTCCGAGCAGTCACAGAGCGGCTTGCCGAGTTTTTTGAGCGCAATCGCGGGGTCATTAAGGCGATCGAGGAAGCACTGTCACACCTGTTCGTCGAACACCAAATCGAATCAACCGTGAAAAGCCGTCAGAAGAAGCCTTGGTCGGTTTTTCGCAAGATGGAGACCAAGGCGCTTTCCTTCGAGCAGCTATCCGACATTTTCGGCTTCCGCGTGCTCGTGGACGATGTGGAGGATTGTTACCGCGCGCTTGGTGTTATTCACTCCACCTGGTCGATGGTGCCGGGCCGTTTCAAAGACTATATCTCGACACCCAAACAGAACGATTATCGCTCGATCCACACCACAATTGTCGGGCCGTCGCGCCAGCGCGTCGAACTGCAGATTCGCACCTACGAGATGCATCGCATCGCAGAATACGGCGTCGCTGCTCATTCGATTTACAAGGATTTCGGCGGCAAGGTGAACGGCGCCGATCACCGCATCTCGCGTGACACCAATGCCTATGCGTGGCTGAGGCGCACCATCGAAGCGCTTTCCGAAGGTGATACGCCTGAAGACTTCCTTGAGAACACCAAGCTCGAACTGTTCCAGGATCAGGTGTTCTGCTTTACGCCCAAGGGGCGGCTGATCGCCCTCCCGCGTGGAGCAACGCCCATCGACTTTGCCTATGCGGTTCACACCGAAGTAGGCGACACCTGCGTCGGAGCGAAGGTCAATGGCCGCATCATGCCGCTCATGACCGAGTTGAAGAACGGCGATGAGGTGGAGATTATCCGGTCCAAGGCGCAGGTGCCGCCGGCGGCGTGGGAATCGGTCGTGGTGACGGGCAAGGCGCGCGCCGCGATCCGCCGCGCAACCAGGAACGCAATCCGCAAGCAATATTCCGGCCTTGGCGCGCGCATCCTCGAACGCGCATTCGAGCGAGCGGGCAAGAGCTTCTCTCGAGATGCCCTCAAGCCGGTGCTTCATCGTCTGGGGCGTCAAGATGTGGAAGATGTCCTGGCGGCGGTCGGACGCGGCGAACTTTCCTCGCAGGATGTGGTGCGCGCCGTGTTCCCCGACTACAAGGATGAGCGCGTGACCCAAGCCCCCAAGGAGCGCGAGGAGGGGTGGTTCAATCTACGCAATGCAGCCGGCATGCTGTTTCAAATCCCCGGACGATCTTCTCGCAAATCCAAGCGCCCAAAGGGGGCTGGCGTTCCGGTCGAAAAAGGGGTGGGTGGAGCCGTCCCGATTCGCGGCGTTTCAGGGGATCTCCCGGTGAGCTTTGCACCGGAAGGTGCTGTTCCGGGAGATCGTATCGTCGGTATCCTTCATCCAGGGTCAGGCATCACCATCTATCCCATACAGTCTCCGGCGCTGACCGCCTTCGATGATCAACCAGAGCGTTGGATCGACGTGCGCTGGGATATTGACGAACACATGAAAGAGCGCTTCCCGGTTCGCATGTCGGTGACAGCAATCAACGAACCCGGCTCGCTGGCTGAGATCGCGCAGGTCATTGCATCGAACGATGCCAACATTCACACATTGGCCATGGAGCGAACGGCCCCGGATTTCACCGAAATGTTGTTCGATCTGGAAGTCTGGGACCTGAAACACCTGACCCGACTCGTCTCCCAATTGAAAGAGATCAGTTGCGTCAGCGATGCACATCGGGTGAACGGATGA
- the dapA gene encoding 4-hydroxy-tetrahydrodipicolinate synthase, which produces MFRGSLTALVTPFAKDGSLDKKAFRELVEWQIAEGSNGLVPVGTTGESPTLTHEEHREVVRICVEVAQGRVPVIAGAGSNSTREAIALARFAEEVKADAALVVTPYYNKPTQAGLYEHFAAVARATNLPIIIYNIPPRSVIDMTPETMGRLAKDFSNIVGVKDATAKVDRVSEQRMTCGKDFIQLSGEDASALGFNAHGGVGCISVTANVAPRLCADFQAATLANDKEKALELQDRLMPLHKAIFIEPGLCGAKYALSRLGHVENTVRSPLVPIEASTAERIDAAMQHAGLLN; this is translated from the coding sequence ATGTTCAGGGGGTCTCTCACAGCGCTTGTGACACCGTTTGCCAAGGATGGCAGCCTGGACAAAAAAGCGTTTCGCGAACTCGTTGAATGGCAGATCGCAGAAGGCAGCAACGGGTTGGTGCCGGTTGGCACGACTGGAGAATCCCCCACGCTGACGCATGAGGAACACCGTGAAGTTGTCCGGATCTGCGTCGAGGTCGCTCAGGGCCGTGTTCCGGTTATCGCTGGCGCCGGCTCCAATTCCACTCGTGAGGCCATCGCGTTGGCAAGGTTTGCCGAAGAGGTGAAGGCCGACGCTGCACTGGTGGTCACGCCCTATTACAACAAGCCGACCCAGGCGGGGCTCTATGAGCATTTTGCCGCCGTAGCCCGCGCCACGAATTTGCCCATCATCATCTATAACATTCCTCCACGTTCCGTCATCGACATGACGCCGGAAACCATGGGGCGTCTGGCGAAGGACTTTTCCAACATTGTCGGCGTGAAGGACGCGACGGCGAAGGTGGACCGGGTCTCCGAGCAGCGCATGACCTGCGGCAAGGACTTCATCCAGCTTTCGGGCGAGGACGCCTCCGCTCTGGGCTTCAATGCGCATGGCGGGGTAGGCTGCATCTCGGTGACGGCCAACGTGGCACCGCGCCTATGTGCCGATTTCCAGGCGGCAACGCTTGCCAATGACAAGGAAAAGGCACTTGAGCTGCAGGATCGGCTTATGCCACTCCACAAGGCGATCTTTATCGAGCCCGGGCTCTGTGGCGCAAAATATGCGCTCTCGCGACTGGGGCATGTGGAAAACACCGTGCGCTCGCCGCTTGTACCGATTGAAGCCTCGACGGCAGAGCGCATAGACGCTGCCATGCAGCATGCAGGGCTTCTGAACTGA
- a CDS encoding alpha/beta fold hydrolase, with the protein MPENGFRDVFYSAQDGLNLHARVYGEGNPGLPVVCLPGLTRNARDFHALAEKLSTGETAGRKVIAFDYRGRGLSDYDRDWRRYDVTVEAADIVSGLAALGVEHAAFIGTSRGGLIIMALAGSRPTLIKAAVLNDIGPVVEGDGLAQIRAYLQRAPTPATLAEAIEIQKTVHAEAFPALDESDWERFSAALYKEDRGRLRADFDPNLLKQLKAINLDKPLPTLWPLFGGLAAIPLLAVRGENSRLFSSRTLEKMAARHPTMQQIVVPGQGHAPLLETGNLPKEISAFIKRAEKSASS; encoded by the coding sequence GTGCCTGAAAACGGTTTTCGCGATGTGTTTTATTCTGCGCAGGATGGATTGAACCTCCATGCGCGCGTCTATGGTGAAGGCAATCCGGGACTGCCCGTGGTATGTCTGCCCGGCCTGACACGAAATGCCCGAGATTTCCACGCGCTCGCCGAAAAACTATCCACCGGTGAAACCGCAGGGCGGAAGGTTATTGCTTTCGATTACCGCGGGCGTGGCCTTTCAGACTACGATCGGGACTGGCGGCGCTACGATGTAACGGTGGAGGCTGCCGACATCGTTTCAGGTCTCGCTGCACTCGGAGTGGAACACGCAGCGTTCATCGGCACGTCGCGCGGCGGGCTCATCATCATGGCCCTTGCAGGCTCTCGCCCCACCCTCATCAAGGCCGCGGTGCTCAACGATATCGGTCCCGTGGTGGAAGGCGACGGCCTTGCGCAGATCCGCGCGTATCTTCAACGTGCGCCCACCCCTGCCACGTTGGCTGAAGCGATCGAGATCCAAAAAACCGTTCATGCCGAGGCTTTTCCCGCGCTGGATGAAAGCGACTGGGAAAGGTTCAGTGCTGCGCTCTACAAAGAAGACCGGGGTCGCTTGCGGGCGGATTTTGATCCCAACCTTCTGAAACAGCTGAAGGCCATTAACCTGGACAAGCCTTTGCCCACTCTCTGGCCACTTTTTGGCGGGCTGGCAGCCATTCCGCTATTGGCCGTGCGTGGAGAAAACTCCCGCCTTTTTTCGAGCCGCACCCTTGAGAAGATGGCCGCGCGGCACCCGACAATGCAGCAGATTGTGGTTCCCGGTCAGGGACATGCGCCGCTTTTGGAAACCGGAAACCTCCCCAAGGAAATATCGGCCTTTATCAAACGTGCAGAGAAGTCGGCTTCAAGCTGA
- a CDS encoding porin — MKLKSLLIGSAALAAAATGAKAADPIVVPEPEPMEYVRVCDVYGAGFFYIPGTETCLRISGMVRYQINWDENDDGWKKFARAEVNFDARSETEYGTLGAFIKLRGDSNHTGYAPDSGSPWLTTAGPLPAPGVNDGDALSLGVGSSLGLQQAIISLGGLSMGLSDTLYDAGLSGEFDNGGGDRVHFISYTFAAGNGVTATLALEEADTNYDYTPNVVGKVGIAQGWGSADLWAAYDATAEEFALKAIVKANLTDRLWAEAIATYESGINFYSTDPFNVTGTSIPSTIRFGSEWSIGGLIGYKFTPKLKASIGAQYYDNVGHDFVSSLAGGDVNFLSAGLTVDYEIVENFNTKLAVNYGKLDTPAGNEDNWSGFIRFQRDF, encoded by the coding sequence AACCGGCGCCAAGGCGGCCGACCCGATCGTCGTCCCCGAGCCGGAGCCGATGGAATATGTCCGCGTTTGCGACGTCTACGGCGCAGGCTTCTTCTACATCCCCGGCACCGAGACCTGCCTCCGCATCAGCGGTATGGTCCGTTACCAGATCAACTGGGATGAGAACGACGACGGCTGGAAGAAGTTTGCACGCGCAGAAGTGAACTTCGACGCTCGTTCCGAGACCGAGTACGGCACGCTTGGCGCATTCATCAAGCTTCGCGGCGACAGCAACCATACCGGCTACGCTCCGGATTCCGGTAGCCCGTGGCTGACCACTGCTGGTCCGCTTCCGGCTCCTGGTGTCAACGACGGTGACGCTCTGTCGCTCGGCGTTGGTTCCAGCCTCGGTCTGCAGCAGGCAATCATTTCGCTCGGCGGCCTCTCCATGGGTCTGTCCGACACGCTCTATGATGCGGGTCTGTCCGGCGAGTTCGACAACGGTGGTGGTGATCGCGTTCACTTCATCAGCTACACCTTCGCAGCAGGCAATGGCGTAACCGCCACGCTCGCTCTCGAAGAAGCTGACACGAACTACGACTACACCCCGAACGTCGTTGGTAAGGTCGGTATCGCTCAGGGCTGGGGCTCTGCTGACTTGTGGGCAGCTTACGATGCCACCGCAGAAGAGTTCGCTCTTAAGGCAATCGTGAAGGCCAATCTGACCGATCGCCTGTGGGCAGAGGCAATTGCCACCTACGAAAGCGGCATCAACTTCTACTCGACCGATCCGTTCAACGTGACTGGAACGAGCATCCCGTCCACGATCCGTTTCGGTTCGGAGTGGTCGATCGGTGGTTTGATCGGTTACAAGTTCACGCCGAAGCTGAAAGCGTCTATCGGCGCTCAGTACTATGACAACGTCGGTCACGACTTTGTCTCCTCGCTCGCAGGTGGCGACGTGAACTTCCTCAGCGCAGGTCTCACGGTTGACTACGAGATCGTTGAGAACTTCAACACCAAGCTCGCTGTCAACTACGGCAAGCTCGATACGCCGGCTGGCAACGAAGACAACTGGAGCGGCTTCATCCGCTTCCAGCGTGACTTCTAA